The Montipora foliosa isolate CH-2021 chromosome 14, ASM3666993v2, whole genome shotgun sequence genome window below encodes:
- the LOC137985171 gene encoding uncharacterized protein, translated as MRPILSATGTYNFNLAKWLEEKLKPLSVNEYTITDVFDFADEIRSSPMNEEDILVSYDVTALFTNVPLSETIDILVDKAFTNDWFNQTYDLNLEKEEFTQLLEVATTNQLFQFDGQLYEQTDGVAMGSPLGPLMANVFMCHLEDKLARDGMVPSLYKRYVDDTLARMPNTDAAADFLATLNGLHPSLKFTMELPSENTIPFIGIQIMKNGTELETRVYRKPTNTGLLLHFQSHVDKRYKTGLLKTMLHRAHALSSTTEAFNEECAKLRSIFSRLDYPIGLVNSTINMFILSKPEKKIDDVNTIRIVLPFKDQIAANAVRRQLRDLSRKICVTLQPIFVSKKLEQYLKPKEIKPSIVNRQCVVYKFTCDLCDADYVGYTARHLHQRIAEHKYSSIDKHLLEAHGDKNLLNEGQFRVLKKCHGKFDCLVYEMLFIQELT; from the coding sequence ATGAGACCAATTCTATCAGCCACTGGAACTTACAACTTTAACTTGGCTAAATGGcttgaagaaaaattgaaacCTCTTTCTGTGAACGAGTATACTATTACTGATGTGTTTGATTTTGCTGACGAGATCCGCTCTAGTCCTATGAATGAAGAAGACATACTGGTCTCCTATGACGTCACAGCCCTTTTTACCAATGTACCATTAAGTGAGACTATTGACATCCTGGTCGACAAAGCCTTTACCAACGATTGGTTTAATCAAACGTACGATCTTAATCTTGAGAAAGAGGAATTTACTCAGCTTCTTGAAGTTGCCACAACCAACCAACTTTTCCAGTTCGATGGTCAACTGTATGAGCAGACtgatggtgtagcgatgggctcGCCTCTTGGCCCGCTAATGGCCAATGTGTTTATGTGCCACCTCGAGGACAAACTCGCACGCGACGGTATGGTACCCTCTCTTTACAAGAGGTATGTCGACGACACTCTTGCCAGAATGCCTAACACCGATGCTGCTGCTGACTTTCTGGCTACATTGAATGGTCTACATCCGAGCCTGAAGTTTACAATGGAACTTCCTTCTGAGAATACGATCCCTTTCATTGGTATTCAGATCATGAAGAATGGGACAGAACTTGAAACTCGTGTTTACAGAAAGCCGACCAACACCGGTCTACTCTTACATTTTCAAAGCCATGTTGACAAACGTTATAAAACCGGTTTATTGAAGACCATGCTGCATCGTGCCCATGCCCTGTCATCTACGACAGAAGCCTTTAATGAGGAATGCGCAAAGTTGCGCTCTATATTCTCCCGACTTGATTATCCTATTGGCCTCGTAAATTCTACTATTAATATGTTTATTCTATCTAAGCCGGAAAAGAAAATCGATGATGTGAACACAATCAGAATAGTTCTCCCTTTCAAAGATCAAATAGCCGCTAATGCAGTCCGTAGGCAATTACGTGATCTCAGCAGAAAGATTTGCGTCACTTTGCAGCCAATTTTTGTGAGCAAAAAATTGGAACAATATCTTAAGCCTAAAGAAATTAAGCCGAGTATTGTAAATcggcaatgcgttgtttataaatttacatgtgatctgtgcgatgcagattatgtcggttATACGGCCCGACACCTTCATCAGCGCATTGCCGAACATAAGTATTCGTCTATCGATAAACACCTTTTAGAAGCGCACGGTGACAAAAATCTTCTTAATGAGGGCCAATTTCGTGTTCTCAAGAAGTGCCACgggaaatttgactgcctcgttTACGAGATGCTATTCATCCAAGAACTGACATGA